A section of the Serratia liquefaciens ATCC 27592 genome encodes:
- a CDS encoding helix-turn-helix transcriptional regulator: MSRTERLLELMQILRRHRYPVAGHALAQEMNISMRTLYRDIATLQQQGAEIVGEAGVGYVLRPGFMLPPMMFSQQEIEALVLGMRWVGRRGDSQLAEAAKNALVKIADVLPAALRDELEASTLLIGPLDLIKVADETLVLIREVIRQERKLEVHYCDNDGNESERILWPFALGYFEQARMLVAWCELRQSFRHFRLDRIRLATPLAQRYPRGRRLLMKEWHQSQGIPTQ, translated from the coding sequence ATGTCACGCACCGAGCGTCTACTCGAGCTGATGCAAATCTTGCGACGGCATCGCTACCCGGTTGCCGGCCACGCATTGGCGCAGGAAATGAATATCAGCATGCGCACGCTGTATCGCGATATTGCCACCTTGCAGCAGCAGGGTGCCGAGATTGTTGGGGAGGCGGGCGTGGGATATGTACTGCGGCCGGGGTTTATGCTGCCGCCGATGATGTTCTCACAGCAGGAAATTGAAGCACTGGTGTTGGGCATGCGCTGGGTAGGCCGCCGGGGCGACAGTCAGTTAGCCGAAGCGGCCAAGAATGCCCTGGTAAAAATTGCCGACGTGCTGCCTGCAGCATTACGCGACGAGCTAGAGGCCAGCACGTTGTTGATTGGCCCCTTGGATTTGATCAAGGTGGCGGACGAAACCCTGGTGTTGATCCGCGAAGTCATTCGCCAGGAACGCAAGCTCGAGGTGCATTACTGCGATAACGACGGCAATGAAAGCGAGCGTATCCTCTGGCCTTTTGCCCTCGGTTATTTTGAGCAGGCGAGGATGCTGGTGGCCTGGTGCGAACTGCGTCAGTCATTCCGCCATTTTCGTCTCGATCGTATCCGGTTGGCTACGCCGCTGGCGCAACGCTATCCACGAGGACGCCGCCTGCTGATGAAAGAGTGGCATCAATCGCAGGGCATCCCTACACAGTAA
- a CDS encoding VOC family protein, with the protein MTTPNMTLLYVDNPEKSAIFYRHLLGQEPVELSPTFALFVLSNGLKLAMWSKHTVQPGATVTGGGGELGFLCELPQQVDALYQQWRDRGLNIIQPPVTLDFGHSFVASDPDGHRLRVYSLSE; encoded by the coding sequence ATGACAACCCCAAATATGACCCTTCTCTATGTCGATAACCCAGAAAAAAGCGCCATCTTCTACCGTCATTTACTGGGGCAGGAGCCGGTGGAGCTTTCGCCCACTTTTGCGCTGTTTGTGTTGAGTAACGGCCTCAAATTGGCCATGTGGTCGAAGCATACCGTGCAGCCTGGCGCGACGGTGACCGGTGGCGGTGGTGAACTCGGTTTTCTGTGCGAATTGCCGCAGCAGGTGGATGCGCTTTATCAGCAGTGGCGCGATCGGGGGCTAAATATCATTCAGCCGCCGGTGACGCTGGACTTCGGTCATAGCTTCGTCGCCAGCGATCCTGACGGCCACCGTCTGCGGGTTTACAGCCTCAGCGAGTAG
- the tus gene encoding DNA replication terminus site-binding protein yields the protein MDKYDLIGRMNGCFNQLEQALTALHQQVLPLRLLAGRVFSLPEIEKGKEHATVEQIAVEQHVGQAARDLALEHYQRLFIHHNKHNVSSKAAVRLPGVICLAVEPPEYLQIQTQIGLINRLKAELEQIITVDSGLAPEQRFDFVHTHLHGLITLSAYRSLTVVTDPDSVRFGWANKHIIKNVKRDDILAQLEKSLKAGRAVPPHNREQWAELVSREIDDVSRLPQQAALKIKRPVKVQPIARVWYQPQQKQVQHPCPLPLIALCQVEHGAQVPKIGELFNYDAATVKHKYKPDAKPLRLLIKRLHLYTDAPTR from the coding sequence ATGGATAAATACGATTTAATTGGCAGGATGAATGGTTGTTTTAACCAACTGGAACAGGCGCTGACAGCCCTCCACCAGCAGGTTTTACCGTTACGTTTGTTAGCCGGCAGGGTGTTCAGCCTGCCGGAAATCGAGAAAGGCAAAGAGCATGCGACGGTAGAACAGATTGCCGTCGAGCAGCATGTCGGCCAGGCCGCACGCGACCTGGCGCTGGAGCATTATCAGCGGTTATTTATCCATCACAATAAACACAACGTCAGCAGCAAGGCGGCGGTACGCCTGCCCGGCGTTATTTGCCTGGCGGTAGAGCCGCCGGAATATCTGCAGATCCAGACGCAAATTGGTCTGATAAACCGGCTGAAAGCCGAGCTGGAACAGATTATTACCGTCGATTCCGGCCTGGCGCCGGAGCAACGCTTTGACTTCGTTCATACTCATCTGCACGGCCTGATTACTCTTAGCGCCTACCGTAGTTTGACCGTTGTGACGGATCCGGACTCGGTGCGTTTCGGTTGGGCCAACAAGCATATTATCAAGAACGTAAAGCGCGACGATATTCTGGCGCAACTGGAAAAAAGCCTGAAAGCCGGCCGAGCGGTACCGCCACATAACCGTGAACAGTGGGCAGAACTGGTCAGCCGTGAAATCGATGATGTCAGTCGCCTGCCCCAGCAGGCGGCGCTGAAAATCAAGCGGCCAGTGAAAGTACAACCCATTGCGCGGGTATGGTATCAGCCGCAGCAAAAACAGGTGCAGCACCCCTGCCCGTTGCCGCTGATTGCACTATGCCAGGTGGAACATGGCGCCCAGGTGCCGAAGATTGGCGAGTTGTTCAATTACGACGCGGCGACGGTCAAACATAAATATAAGCCGGACGCCAAGCCGTTGAGGTTGCTGATCAAACGGCTCCACCTGTATACCGACGCCCCTACTCGCTGA
- a CDS encoding MFS transporter, which translates to MPSTLAANDDAAAAPKTQRSTLNKLPYIERGTPQFMRVTLALFSAGLATFALLYCVQPILPVLSQDFGISPAESSLSLSVSTGLLALGLMFTGPLSDAIGRKPVMVVALLLAAICTLICAFMTSWQGILLMRALIGLSLSGVAAVGMTYLSEEIHPSFVAFSMGLYISGNSIGGMSGRLVTGVLTDFFSWRVSLAVIGLFALAAACMFWRILPASKHFRASSLRPRTLLINFRLHWHDKGLPLLFAEGFLLMGSFVTMFNYIGYRLLADPYHLSQAIVGLLSVVYLTGSYSSPKAGAMTSRFGRGPVLLASTLIMLIGILITALAPVAVIFIGMMLFTAGFFAAHSVASSWIGRRARRAKGQASSLYLFCYYVGSSVAGTLGGVFWHSFGWNGVVAFISVMLLLALLVVHYLKKLPEAARV; encoded by the coding sequence ATGCCGTCGACGCTGGCCGCTAACGACGACGCGGCTGCTGCGCCAAAAACCCAACGTTCCACTCTTAACAAACTTCCCTACATCGAGCGCGGTACGCCGCAGTTTATGCGCGTGACCCTGGCGCTGTTTTCCGCCGGACTGGCTACCTTCGCCTTGCTGTATTGCGTGCAACCGATTCTGCCGGTTTTGTCGCAAGACTTTGGCATCTCCCCAGCGGAAAGCAGCCTGTCGCTGTCGGTGTCTACCGGATTGCTGGCCCTGGGCCTGATGTTTACCGGCCCGCTGTCTGACGCTATCGGCCGTAAACCGGTGATGGTTGTGGCGCTGCTGCTGGCGGCAATTTGTACCCTGATTTGCGCCTTTATGACCAGTTGGCAAGGCATTCTGCTAATGCGTGCGCTGATCGGGCTTTCCCTGAGCGGAGTCGCCGCCGTTGGCATGACCTATTTGAGCGAAGAGATCCACCCCAGTTTTGTCGCTTTTTCCATGGGGCTGTATATCAGCGGGAATTCCATCGGCGGCATGAGCGGCCGATTGGTCACCGGGGTGCTGACCGACTTCTTCTCCTGGCGCGTGTCACTGGCGGTGATCGGGCTATTCGCTCTGGCCGCCGCCTGCATGTTCTGGCGTATTTTGCCCGCTTCAAAACATTTTCGCGCCAGTTCGTTGCGCCCACGTACCCTGCTGATCAACTTCCGTCTGCACTGGCACGATAAAGGCCTGCCGCTGCTGTTTGCCGAAGGCTTTCTGCTGATGGGCAGCTTTGTCACCATGTTCAACTATATTGGTTACCGCCTGCTGGCTGATCCTTACCACCTGAGCCAGGCGATTGTCGGCCTGTTGTCGGTGGTCTATCTGACAGGTTCATACAGTTCGCCGAAGGCCGGTGCCATGACGTCCCGCTTCGGCCGCGGGCCAGTGTTATTGGCTTCGACCCTGATTATGCTGATCGGGATACTGATTACTGCCCTGGCCCCGGTCGCGGTGATTTTTATCGGCATGATGCTGTTCACCGCCGGTTTCTTTGCCGCCCATTCGGTTGCCAGCAGTTGGATCGGACGTCGCGCCCGCCGTGCCAAGGGGCAGGCATCCTCGCTGTATTTATTCTGCTATTACGTTGGCTCCAGCGTCGCCGGGACCCTCGGCGGTGTTTTCTGGCACAGCTTCGGTTGGAATGGCGTCGTGGCATTTATCAGCGTGATGTTGCTACTCGCCCTGCTAGTCGTGCATTACCTGAAAAAACTGCCGGAAGCAGCTCGCGTTTAA